One genomic segment of Fibrobacter sp. UWB5 includes these proteins:
- the secG gene encoding preprotein translocase subunit SecG, protein MTTLFWIGIVLHVFLCLFLMLLVLVQNDKMGGLAGLGGMTSQSAFSTAGAATFIQKLTRVVAVIFFIVVFALGLITAKQDQAVEESSMQKATRENAAQQQAPAPALPADFAAPAAPAADVAPATEAPASEAPAAPAEAK, encoded by the coding sequence ATGACAACACTCTTTTGGATTGGTATCGTCCTGCACGTGTTCCTGTGCCTCTTCCTCATGTTGCTCGTTCTGGTTCAGAACGACAAGATGGGCGGTCTCGCAGGCCTCGGTGGCATGACTTCCCAGTCTGCATTCTCTACCGCAGGTGCCGCGACCTTCATCCAGAAGTTGACCCGCGTCGTGGCCGTGATCTTCTTTATCGTCGTGTTCGCCCTCGGCTTGATCACTGCTAAGCAGGACCAGGCTGTCGAAGAATCTTCGATGCAGAAGGCTACCCGCGAAAACGCTGCTCAGCAGCAAGCCCCGGCTCCGGCTCTCCCGGCTGACTTTGCAGCACCTGCTGCACCGGCCGCCGACGTTGCTCCGGCTACCGAAGCTCCTGCTTCGGAAGCTCCGGCCGCTCCTGCTGAAGCCAAGTAA